The following coding sequences lie in one Phragmites australis chromosome 8, lpPhrAust1.1, whole genome shotgun sequence genomic window:
- the LOC133927565 gene encoding protein FAR1-RELATED SEQUENCE 5-like: protein MKKDLQNYHGSLRNLIKIRDAQMFVDTLAKKNSINSGFYFDYVVDEEGKLVYIFWADTTSRKKYSHFGELISFDATYNTNEYNMKFTPFTGVNDYGSCVLLGAALILDETIESHVWLFNTFLKAMGGSAPRLIITDEDTSRKAAIAKVFPTIVHRLCMWHILMKFPDKVGAPVREDREFYKRLNHFIYSSETAEEFESEWAKMIMEYGLEGNEWLAYRYHIRASWIPAYFRDTFLGEILRTTSRSESANSFFKCFIGYKHTLVEFWVRFDTAVKEQRQKEFIQDNASFHTLPILKTG, encoded by the coding sequence ATGAAGAAAGACCTGCAGAATTATCATGGTAGCTTGAGAAATTTGATAAAGATAAGAGATGCACAAATGTTTGTTGACACTCTTGCTAAAAAGAACTCCATCAATTCTGGGTTTTATTTTGACTATGTTGTTGATGAAGAGGGTAAATTGGTATACATATTTTGGGCAGATACTACTAGCAGGAAGAAATACTCACATTTTGGGGAGTTGATCTCTTTTGATGCTACATACAACACAAACGAGTACAACATGAAGTTTACACCATTCACTGGAGTTAACGACTATGGTAGTTGTGTATTATTGGGAGCTGCATTGATTCTTGATGAGACAATAGAATCACATGTATGGTTGTTCAATACATTCTTGAAAGCAATGGGAGGGTCAGCACCCAGACTTATCATAACCGATGAAGATACTAGCAGGAAGGCGGCCATCGCCAAAGTGTTCCCAACGATCGTACATAGATTATGCATGTGGCACATATTGATGAAGTTTCCGGACAAGGTCGGTGCACCGGTGAGGGAGGACAGAGAGTTTTATAAGCGTTTGAACCATTTCATATATTCCTCTGAAACAGCTGAGGAGTTTGAGTCAGAATGGGCTAAAATGATTATGGAGTATGGATTGGAAGGCAATGAATGGCTAGCTTACCGGTATCACATTCGTGCATCATGGATACCAGCTTATTTTAGGGACACATTCTTGGGTGAAATTCTTAGAACAACTTCACGGTCAGAGAGTGCTAACtcttttttcaaatgttttattGGTTACAAACATACTTTGGTCGAGTTCTGGGTTCGGTTCGATACTGCAGTCAAAGAACAACGACAAAAAGAGTTTATACAAGACAATGCTAGCTTCCATACATTGCCAATACTGAAGACAGGATAG